A single Desulfovulcanus ferrireducens DNA region contains:
- a CDS encoding manganese-dependent inorganic pyrophosphatase: MAVYVFGHKNPDSDSICAAIAVADLKSKLGVEAVAAAQGELNPESKFVLDKFGLDAPEIISSGEGKQVILVDHSDLAQSLDDLGKAEILGIIDHHKLGDVTTPNPLECWIWPVGCTCTVIKSMYDFFGVEIPKNIAGIMLCAILSDTVIFKSATCTDKDKEAAEALAKIAGVDDLMGLGMEMFKVKSAVEGTPAKDLLFRDYKDFDMSGNKVGIGQLEVVDLSILEPVKDALYEEMKKAKEEGGRHSVFLLLTDIMKEGSEMLIVSDDVSVVEKAFGKAPEGNSVWLEGVMSRKKQVVPNFEKAFAG; encoded by the coding sequence ATGGCTGTGTATGTTTTTGGTCACAAAAATCCGGATAGCGATTCTATCTGCGCTGCCATTGCTGTCGCTGATTTAAAAAGCAAATTAGGAGTAGAGGCAGTTGCTGCTGCTCAGGGCGAACTCAATCCTGAATCTAAATTTGTTTTGGATAAGTTCGGTCTTGATGCTCCGGAAATCATTTCTTCCGGTGAAGGCAAACAGGTAATCTTAGTTGACCATTCTGATCTGGCTCAAAGCCTGGATGATCTAGGAAAAGCTGAAATTCTGGGCATAATTGACCACCATAAATTAGGCGATGTGACTACTCCCAACCCCTTAGAGTGCTGGATCTGGCCTGTTGGTTGCACATGTACAGTTATTAAATCTATGTATGATTTTTTTGGTGTTGAAATACCCAAAAATATCGCCGGCATCATGCTCTGCGCCATTTTAAGTGACACAGTCATCTTCAAGTCCGCCACCTGTACAGACAAGGATAAGGAAGCTGCCGAAGCTTTGGCTAAAATCGCTGGCGTAGACGATCTTATGGGGCTAGGCATGGAAATGTTCAAGGTCAAATCTGCTGTAGAAGGTACACCTGCTAAAGACCTGCTGTTCAGAGACTATAAAGACTTTGATATGAGTGGCAACAAGGTCGGAATCGGTCAATTGGAAGTCGTTGATTTATCCATTTTAGAACCAGTCAAAGATGCCCTTTACGAAGAAATGAAAAAGGCCAAAGAAGAAGGTGGCCGTCACTCAGTCTTCTTGCTGCTTACAGACATTATGAAAGAAGGTTCTGAGATGCTTATTGTATCTGATGACGTTTCCGTGGTAGAAAAGGCCTTTGGCAAAGCTCCGGAAGGCAACTCTGTATGGCTGGAAGGAGTTATGAGCCGTAAGAAACAAGTAGTGCCTAACTTTGAAAAAGCCTTCGCAGGCTAA
- a CDS encoding phenylacetate--CoA ligase family protein yields the protein MIYDVQNETLPRDELEQLQLKRLRYLVEKVYYNVPFYRQKFSELNIKPEHIKSLSDLKYLPFTEKQDLRNNYPFGLFAVPKENVVRVHASSGTTGKATVVGYTQRDVNNWANLMARSFVAAGVTRADTVHNAYGYGLFTGGLGAHYGAEVLGATIIPISGGGTKRQVMLMRDFGSTVLCCTPSYSLYLYETAIANGIDVRDLKLRIGIFGAEPWTEEMRNEIQNKFGIKAIDIYGLSEIMGPGVAIECHTAQDGLHIWEDHFIAEIIDPETGENLPLGEIGELVITTLTKEAQPLIRYRTRDITRINPIPCKCGRTHYRIERIKGRSDDMLIIRGVNVFPSQIESILLETEGLAPHYQLIIDREGTMDTLEIQVEVDEKLFSDEIKHLQRLEKKIQSNIKEFLGVTARIKLVEPQTISRSEGKAKRLIDRRKKSEE from the coding sequence ATGATCTATGACGTTCAAAATGAAACTCTACCCCGGGATGAGTTGGAGCAGTTACAGCTAAAACGTTTGCGGTATCTTGTGGAAAAAGTTTATTATAATGTTCCCTTTTATCGGCAAAAATTTTCTGAGTTAAATATTAAACCCGAGCATATTAAAAGTCTATCCGATTTAAAATATCTTCCTTTCACTGAAAAACAGGATCTGCGAAACAACTATCCTTTTGGTCTCTTTGCCGTGCCCAAAGAAAATGTGGTTCGGGTCCATGCTTCTTCAGGCACTACCGGCAAGGCTACTGTCGTTGGATATACACAGCGCGATGTAAATAATTGGGCCAACTTAATGGCCAGGTCCTTTGTCGCTGCCGGGGTGACCAGAGCGGATACTGTCCACAATGCCTATGGCTATGGCTTGTTTACCGGTGGCCTGGGAGCCCACTATGGTGCAGAAGTATTAGGGGCAACAATTATCCCTATCTCCGGAGGTGGAACTAAAAGGCAAGTCATGCTCATGCGCGACTTTGGTTCCACAGTGCTTTGCTGTACACCATCCTACAGCCTTTATCTTTACGAGACTGCCATTGCTAATGGCATTGATGTCCGCGATTTAAAACTCAGAATCGGTATATTTGGGGCGGAACCCTGGACCGAAGAAATGCGTAATGAAATACAAAACAAATTTGGCATAAAAGCCATTGATATTTATGGGTTATCAGAAATAATGGGACCAGGGGTAGCCATTGAATGTCATACGGCTCAGGATGGTTTGCATATATGGGAGGACCACTTTATTGCTGAAATTATCGATCCGGAAACCGGAGAAAATCTGCCCCTGGGTGAAATAGGTGAATTGGTTATAACTACCCTGACAAAAGAGGCCCAACCGTTAATCCGTTATCGTACCAGAGATATCACCCGCATCAATCCTATTCCTTGCAAATGCGGTCGAACTCATTATAGAATTGAAAGGATAAAAGGACGTAGTGATGATATGCTCATCATCCGCGGGGTGAATGTCTTTCCATCTCAAATTGAAAGTATCTTATTAGAAACCGAAGGACTGGCTCCTCATTATCAATTGATAATAGATCGGGAAGGAACCATGGATACTCTCGAAATCCAAGTGGAAGTGGATGAAAAGCTCTTTTCTGATGAAATCAAGCACCTGCAAAGGCTGGAAAAGAAAATCCAGTCTAATATAAAAGAATTTCTTGGTGTCACTGCCAGAATCAAATTGGTTGAGCCGCAAACAATTTCGCGCTCCGAGGGCAAAGCCAAACGTCTTATTGACCGAAGAAAAAAAAGCGAAGAGTGA
- a CDS encoding ACT domain-containing protein, producing the protein MKVEQLSVFLENREGRLTDVTKTLAEAGINIRALSLADTSDFGILRLIVSDYEKAKKALKDDGFTVGRTNVVAVEVEDKPGGLHKILSLLSENGVNVEYMYAFVQQNGKNAVLIFRFDRTDEAIKIFQEHGVRIVPGKELYSMQDSVTKGRDMS; encoded by the coding sequence ATGAAAGTGGAGCAACTCTCTGTTTTCTTAGAAAATAGAGAAGGAAGATTGACTGATGTGACCAAAACTTTGGCTGAGGCAGGAATAAATATCCGTGCCCTATCACTGGCTGATACCTCGGATTTCGGTATCCTACGCCTTATTGTCAGTGACTACGAAAAGGCCAAAAAAGCTCTGAAAGATGACGGTTTTACAGTTGGGCGGACTAATGTAGTAGCAGTAGAAGTAGAAGATAAGCCGGGTGGATTGCATAAAATTTTGTCCCTACTCAGTGAAAACGGGGTCAATGTCGAATACATGTATGCCTTTGTGCAACAAAACGGCAAAAATGCTGTTCTGATCTTCCGTTTTGACCGCACTGATGAGGCCATTAAAATTTTCCAGGAACATGGAGTGCGTATTGTTCCGGGCAAAGAATTGTATAGTATGCAAGATAGTGTGACAAAAGGAAGAGATATGAGTTGA